In Pseudodesulfovibrio sp. S3, one genomic interval encodes:
- a CDS encoding HD domain-containing protein, which produces MADTEGRDRLTRLVDFFNECGMLRKTPRTGYQFLGSGSENVAEHSFRTAVIGHVLALMADADVARTTYMCLFHDLHESRTSDFNYVNRIYNKSERTRALEHACEGTGLGEEILGYWEELEVTATLEARLAQDADQLDFILNLKEEFDLGNKYAGEWLEIALQRVRTEWGRQLAETIAKTDHKDWWFLGADRDWWIRKNGKSK; this is translated from the coding sequence ATGGCAGATACGGAAGGGCGCGACAGACTCACCAGGTTGGTGGATTTTTTCAATGAATGTGGCATGTTGCGCAAAACTCCGAGAACGGGGTATCAGTTTCTTGGCAGCGGATCCGAGAACGTGGCCGAACACTCCTTTCGTACGGCAGTGATCGGGCATGTCCTGGCGCTCATGGCCGATGCGGACGTGGCCAGAACCACCTATATGTGCCTGTTCCACGATCTGCACGAATCGCGGACCTCGGATTTCAATTATGTGAACCGGATCTACAACAAATCCGAGCGGACCAGGGCCCTTGAGCACGCTTGCGAGGGGACCGGGCTCGGGGAGGAGATACTCGGGTACTGGGAGGAGCTGGAGGTGACCGCGACCCTGGAGGCCAGGTTGGCCCAGGACGCGGACCAGTTGGACTTCATTCTCAATTTGAAGGAGGAGTTCGACCTGGGGAACAAGTATGCCGGGGAGTGGCTGGAGATCGCCCTCCAGCGGGTGCGCACGGAATGGGGACGGCAATTGGCTGAAACCATAGCGAAAACTGACCACAAGGATTGGTGGTTCCTCGGAGCCGATCGTGATTGGTGGATACGCAAGAACGGCAAGAGCAAGTAG